One Paralysiella testudinis genomic window, GGGTGAATTTTTCCGTGACCGCGGCGAAGATGCCTTGATTGTGTATGACGACTTGTCTAAACAAGCCGTGGCCTACCGTCAAATTTCGTTGCTGCTGCGCCGTCCGCCCGGTCGTGAAGCCTACCCGGGTGACGTATTCTATTTGCACAGCCGCTTGTTGGAGCGCGCTTCACGCATCAATGCGGATGAAGTGGCACGTCTCACCAATGGCGAAGTAACCGGCAAAACCGGTTCGCTCACGGCCTTGCCGATTATCGAAACTCAGGCTGGCGACGTGTCTGCATTCGTCCCCACCAACGTGATTTCCATCACCGACGGCCAGATTTTCTTGGAAACCGACCTATTCAACTCAGGCATCCGCCCGGCCATCAACGCCGGTATTTCGGTGTCACGTGTGGGTGGTGCGGCACAAACCAAGGTAATTAAAAAACTGGGCGGCGGTATTCGCTTGGCTTTGGCACAGTACCGCGAATTGGCGGCGTTTTCGCAATTTGCTTCTGATTTGGACGAAGCCACCCGCAAGCAATTGCAACACGGCGAAGTGGTTACCGAATTGATGAAACAAAAACAATTCAGCACGCTGAATACTGCTGAAATGGCGCTGACCTTGTGGGCGATTAACAACGGCTCTTACGAAGACGTGCCGGTGTCTAAAGCCTTGGCATTCGAAGCAGAGTTTTTGGGTCATGTGCGCACACAAAATCCGGCGGTTTTGGAAGCCATCAATACTTCAGGTGCCATGAGCGACGAGAACGAGAAAGTGCTGACCGAAGCCATGAAGACCTTCAAAGCGTCTTACAACTACCAAGCGTAAGCGCCACTGAAAGGAGTCTGCAATGGCAGTAGGTAAAGAGATTCTCACCAAGATTCGCAGTGTTCAGAATACCCAAAAGATCACCAAAGCGATGCAGATGGTGTCTACCTCTAAAATGCGGAAGACTCAGGAACGGATGCGCCTGGCGCGTCCGTATGCCCAAAAAGTGCGTTTGGTGATGAGCC contains:
- the atpA gene encoding F0F1 ATP synthase subunit alpha; this encodes MQLNPAEISDLIKAKIENLSVATELRTRGTVMSVTDGIVRVHGLSDVMQGEMLEFPGNTFGLAMNLERDSVGAVVLGEYEHIKEGDTVTCTGRILEVPIGRELVGRVVNALGQPIDGKGPINATETAPIEKIAPGVIARQSVDQPMQTGLKAIDAMVPVGRGQRELIIGDRQTGKTAVALDAIVNQKGTGVVCIYVAVGQKASSIANVVRKLEEHGAMGHTIVVAATASEAAALQFIAPYAGCTMGEFFRDRGEDALIVYDDLSKQAVAYRQISLLLRRPPGREAYPGDVFYLHSRLLERASRINADEVARLTNGEVTGKTGSLTALPIIETQAGDVSAFVPTNVISITDGQIFLETDLFNSGIRPAINAGISVSRVGGAAQTKVIKKLGGGIRLALAQYRELAAFSQFASDLDEATRKQLQHGEVVTELMKQKQFSTLNTAEMALTLWAINNGSYEDVPVSKALAFEAEFLGHVRTQNPAVLEAINTSGAMSDENEKVLTEAMKTFKASYNYQA